From Selenomonas ruminantium AC2024, a single genomic window includes:
- a CDS encoding cupin domain-containing protein produces MKKRLAILCALGCMAFGTVAFAADSKAAAPDEQCYTPDKLITLDKQDVAKGKGTLYGKFSFTRDMPPAESAMKEIGWMTLRKGASIGLHKHAFNEDAYIIISGEGIFTDGTGKETVVRAGSITIARPGQSHALRNEKDEPLVFLDIIAQNDTYKANHPETNKK; encoded by the coding sequence ATGAAAAAACGTTTGGCAATCCTATGTGCATTGGGCTGTATGGCATTTGGAACGGTTGCTTTTGCTGCGGACAGCAAGGCAGCCGCACCGGATGAGCAATGCTACACACCGGATAAGCTGATTACGCTGGACAAGCAGGATGTCGCAAAAGGAAAAGGCACTTTATATGGAAAATTCTCCTTTACTCGCGATATGCCACCTGCAGAGTCTGCCATGAAAGAAATCGGCTGGATGACCTTAAGGAAAGGCGCATCCATCGGCCTGCATAAACATGCTTTCAACGAAGATGCTTATATCATCATTTCCGGCGAGGGTATCTTTACGGATGGCACTGGCAAAGAAACGGTTGTACGGGCTGGCTCCATCACCATTGCCCGCCCCGGTCAGTCTCACGCGCTCAGAAATGAAAAGGACGAGCCCTTAGTCTTCCTGGATATTATCGCGCAGAACGATACCTATAAGGCAAATCATCCTGAGACCAACAAGAAATAA